One region of Lagopus muta isolate bLagMut1 chromosome 13, bLagMut1 primary, whole genome shotgun sequence genomic DNA includes:
- the VMA21 gene encoding vacuolar ATPase assembly integral membrane protein VMA21, with translation MERYDKAALNAAFAPEFRQNEGSLTSTLRTLLFFTALMITLPVGLYFSSKAYIFEGTLGMSNRDSYFYAAIVAVVTVHVVLAMFVYVAWSEGSRQWREGKQD, from the exons ATGGAGCGCTACGACAAAGCGGCACTGAACGCGGCCTTCGCGCCTGAGTTTCGGCA aaatgaggGTTCATTAACATCAACTTTAAGAACACTTCTATTCTTCACAGCTCTAATGATCACATTGCCAGTTGGGCTGTATTTTTCATCAAAGGCTTATATATTTGAAG GTACCTTAGGAATGTCCAACAGAGACAGCTATTTCTATGCTGCCATAGTTGCTGTGGTCACAGTTCATGTGGTGCTTGCAATGTTTGTGTATGTAGCATGGAGCGAAGGCAGTCGGCAGTGGCGGGAAGGCAAGCAGGACTAA